The Streptomyces liliiviolaceus sequence TGGCCTCGGTCAACGCCATGATGACGGGCGGGGGTCAACGCGCCCGGCTCTCCCGCGGTCAACTCCGCGGCTACCGCGGCCGGGCGCTCACGACGGCGCGGAACGCCTGGGACCGGTCGCCCCGGTTGACCGTCCGAAAGCCGCTCCGACCGCTCCGACGTACTCTCGCCGAGACGGGCGGACCGGTCAGCGAGTGAGAGCCGCCGGTTCGTGCAGGTGTCCGGCCGCGACGCGCCAGGCCGCCACGACGGCCTGGTGCGCGGACGCGTTCGCCGCCTCGATCCCGGCGGGCAGGTGGAGCGGCGCGCCCACGTGGACGTGGAGGCGCGGACGGCGGACCGGTGCCGTCAGGAAGCCCGCGAGGTGCTTGGCACGGCTGCCGGACGCGACCCTGCGCGCTCCGGCCTGACCGATCGGGACGACGGGTGCGCCGGAGGCGAGGGAGAGTCGCGCGGGGCCGCTGCGGAAGGATTCGGGCGCCGCCTCGGCGGCATCCGTCCGGCGCGGAAGCCGCCCCTCACCGTAGATGAGGACGTGGCGGCCCGCACCGAGCGCTGCCGCGGCAGCGTCCAGGGAGTCCGCCGCTCGCGCGGTACGGCGGTGCACGGGGACATGGCCGTCACGGTCCAGGAGGTACCGCAGGACGGGTACGCGCCACAGTCCGGCGGTGGCGAGGACGACCGGTTCGATGTCCATGGAGCGCAGGGCGGCCAGCACGATGCCGGGGTCCGCCGGCGAGGTGTGGTTGGCGACGAGGACGGCCGGCACCGGGAGGGCGGTGACGTCGGTGGAGGTCGTCAGCCGCCCGAAGGCGGGGACGACGGCGGCTGCCAGGCGACTGAACACGCGACTCCTGCGTTCGGGCGGCGGATCGACGGTGGAGCGATGGTGGAGCGATGGGATCCATCCTCGTCCCGGGACCGTCCGAAGCCCTGAGTCGGCGTACTCATCCGGTCCGTCGTCGCCGTACTCACCTGCGCACACACTCACGCACCGAGCTCCTCACCGGCCGTCTCAAGAGGCGTACCTCTTCAGGCGTACGCTGTCAGCCCTACGGACGCGGCGGGCCGTACGGACACAGCCAGGAACACGGCCAGGGGGAGCACTTGAAGGCTGGGGCGACACAGAGCTGGGATTCGGCACTCGACTCGGTCGTGGTCTACGCACAGGGCGCGCTCTGTCGGCGCCTCGCGCGGGGCGGTGTGCCGCCGGACGGCAGGGTGCGGATCACCGGGCTGCCCCGGGCGCTGGGCCCCGGCTCCCTGACGGCCCGTGTCGTCGGTGCCTCCGGGGTGCGGGTGGTCGAGGCGCGGGTCGAGGTCGACTCCGTACCGAACGACGGCGCCGCGCTACATGAGTTGGAGCGCGAGGTGGAGCGGCTGCACGAGGAGTGTGCGGCGGCGCGGGCGCGCCGGGACCGGCAACTGGGTCTCGTCGAGGAGGTCCGGGGACTCCGCCCGATACCGCCCGAACCCGAGCACGACGAGCCGCCCCGCCGCACTCCGGTCGACGCGTGGCTGGAGCTGTCCGAGTTCGTGGACGCGCGGCTGGCCGGTCTGCACGCCCGCCTCGACGCGTCGGAGGAAGCACTGCTCCAGGCCGAACACGACCTGACCGTCGCGGTGGACTCCCTCGCCCGCGCCTCCACCGACGCTCCCCCGGCGCATGTGTCGACCACGGTCTCGGCCCTGGTGACCCTCGGCCGCACATCTGACGGGCAGGCCGCGGAGCAGGAACCCGAAGTGGAACTGGAGCTGGAGTACGAAGTGCCCGGCGCCGTCTGGATCCCGGCCTACCGGCTGGACCACCGGCAGGGCGACGGCAGCGGCCGGCTGGTGCTGCGGGCTTCGGTGGCCCAGCGGACCGGCGAGGACTGGAACGCCGTACGCCTCTCCCTGGCCACCGCGGACCTTCACCGCCGCACCGAGCTGCCCAGACTCCGTTCGATCCGGATCGGCCGTCGTCAGCCCGCTCCCGCGCCGTCCGGCTGGCGGGAACCTCCCTCGGGACTGTCCGACCTGTTCACCGGGTACGACGTCGGGGCGCCCCGCACAGCGGCCCCTCGCACCTCGGGCCCTCGCGTCCCCTCGGCCGCCGCGCGGAAGGCGTCCGTGACGCCGCCCGCGGCCGGCGGGGCGGTTCCGGCGTACGACACCGGGGCACCCCTCACAGCCGTTCCCCCACCACCGCCGGTATCGGCACCGCCACCACAGGAATACGGTTCTGCGGCACCGGCGGCCTTCTTCCCCGCGCCGCCCATGCCTCAGCCGGCCTACGGCGCCCCGCCTCCCCCGGCTCCCGGCAGCTCCGGCGCGTCACCCATCCTGCCGTCGGCTCCCGGCGGCCCGCCGGCCCCCGCGGCACCCCGCGGTGCGATGCCGGCCGCGCCACCACCCGTTGGCCCACCGCACCCCAGTGGCGCCGAACTCGACTACGCCGCCCTCGTCCTGGCAGGTCCCGAGGAGCAGGCCGGTCGCAGAGGGCTGCTCTTCCCGGACTCGTCCTTCGACCCGGTGGCTGTCGAGCGGCGCCGCGACGCCGAGTCCGTGGCGTCGCTGCCGCTGCCCGGCCACGCCGTGCGGCCCCGTGAGTCGGCGGGCTCCTTCGACCACCGCTTCGACGCGCACGCGCGCACCGACATCCCGTCGGACGGCACCTGGCACACGGTGACCATCACCGAGATCCCGGTCGGTCTGCGGACCGAGTACCTCTGCGTGCCGTCCGTGGAGGAGACCGTCTACACGACACTGGTGCTGTCCAACGCCACCGATCAGGCGCTGCTGGCCGGGCCGGTGGAGGTAACCGTCGACGACGACTTCCTCCTGACCGCGGCGCTCCCGACACTCGCTCCCGGCGGGACGCGCCGGGTGGGGCTCGGGCCGGCCGAGGCGATCCGCGTCACGCGCCGTACGGAGCTGCGCGAGTCGTCCTCGGGGCTGCGCAACACCACCACCGTGCTCGACCACCGCGTCCGTGTGGAGCTGGTCAACCGGCTGGCGCGGCCCGTCGCCGTCGAGGTCCGCGAGCGGGTACCGGTCACCTCCGACCCCGACATCCGCATCGAAGAACGGGCGGACTGGACGACCCCGGAAGAGGGTGCGGGGCCGGACACGTTCGCCCCCGGCACCCGCGCGCGGCGGGTGGAGCTGCCCGCCGGTGGCTCCGCCGCGCTCGACGGCGGCTACGAGATACGTATCCCGGCCGGCAAGGCCCTGGTCGACGGCAACCGCAGGAGCTGACACACCCCATGTCCACGGATGCGCAGCCGATCGCTCTGCCCGTCACCGCCGTCACCTGCCTGGAGGACCGCTCCCTCGTCGAACGCGACGCCGTCCTCGATCTCGGGCCCGGCGTCCAGCGGCTGCGGCTCGGCCCGGTCAGCGCGCTGGCCGTCGACCGCTCGCTCCACGCCGAGCTGACCACCGACCACCCCGCCACGGTCCTCGACGCGCGGATCGTACGCACCTGGGAGCCACGCGGCCCCCGGCCGTCCCCCGACCACGACTCGGCGCTGCGCCGGCGCGTGCACCTCCTGGAGGAGGAAGAGCGCGATCTGGGCCGGGTACGCGATCGTCTCCTCGTCCGTCTCGATCTGCTGGAGCGGCTGGCCGCCGACCTGTTGCGGGAGATCGGCCGGAGCGCGGGTTCCGGTGCCGTCGACGGGCCCCGGTGGACAGGCGAGCTGGACCGCGCGGACACCGGGCGCGACACCTACGGCGAGCAACTCCGTGCCACGGACAGCAGGTTGGCGGCGGTCGGCGTCGAACTCCGCGAGGCACGGCATGCCCTGCACCTCGCGGAGGGCAGGCCCACCGAACTGGTCGCCCATGTCGAGCTGACCGTGGAGGCCGAGACCGCCGGGCCGGTCGGTCTGCGCCTGAGCCACCTCCTGCCGTGTGCGCTGTGGCGACCCGCCTACCGGGCCGTGCTCGACGGCGACCGGCTGACTCTCGAAACGGACGCCATGGTCTGGCAACGGACCGGCGAGGACTGGTCGGACGTACGCCTGACGCTGTCGACGGCCCGCTCCGCGCAGGCCACCGAGCCGCCGCGGCTGGGTCAGGACAGGCTGACGCTCCGGGACCGCTCGTCGGCCGAACGCCGCACGGTCGACGTCGAGTTGAGGGAGGAGGAGATCGGGGACCTCGGCCCGGCCCCGGTGCTCGGCCTGCCGGGCGTCGACGACGCCGGTGAGACCCGGGTGTTCCGCGCCCCCGCGCCGGTGTCCGTCCCCGGCGACGGCCGCGCCCACCGGGTACCGCTCTCCGCTTTCACGACGGCGGCCGGCACCGAGTACGCCTGCTCACCCGAACTCTCGCCGCTGGTGACCCAGGTGGTGCGGTTCGACAACCGGTCCGGGCACGCGCTGCTCGCGGGCCCCGTCGACCTGGTCCGCGGCGGCGGCTTCGTCGGCCGCGCGACGCTGGGGTTCGCGGCCCCCGGGGCACCCGTCGAGCTGGCCTTCGGCAGCTCCGACGACTTCCGGGTGGTCCGGCACTCCGAGGAGTCCCGTACCTCGGCCGGTCTGTCCCAGCGCACGGTGGTCACCCGCACGGTGCGTCTGCACCTGTCCCACTTCGCCGCCCCGGGAGACGATGACGAGCGAGCCGTCGTCCTCCGGGAGCGCGTGCCGGTCTCCGAGGTCTCGGGAGTCGAGGTCCGCGTGCGCGGGGACGTCTGCTCCCCCGCGCCCGACATCCTCGACGCCGAGGGCATCGCCCGCTGGAACGTCACGGTCCCTCCCGGTGGCCGCCGCACGGTGACGCTGGCGTACGAGATCTCGGCGAGCGGCAAGGTGACGGGCATCTGATCGGGCCGCTCCCGGTGGCGGGGCTACCGGGAGCGGGTCGGACGTCGTTCTCCCGAACGGCGACCGTCCTGTGCCGATCCGCGCTCAGGCCGTCGCCAGGTCGGGCGGGAAGGGGGCGGGGTAGGGCTCGGCGAAGTCCGCGGAACGGCTGACCTCGCGCCACTTCTGATCCTCCTCAAGAAGTCGCCTGTCGAGCCGGATGGACCCTTCGGCCGCGTTCACACCGAGCGGCAGGTGGTCCGGGATGTCGTGGCGTTTGGCCACCCGGACCAGGATCTCGGCGGCCCGGACCGGGTCGCCCGCCGGCCCTTCGGCACTTTGGCGGACGCGTGTGTTCATGGCTCCGACCGTCTGCTCGTACGCCTCCGGGATCGCGTGGACGGCCATCGAGGAACCCGCCCAGTCCGTTCGGAAGCCGCTCGGCTCGACGACGAGCACCTTGACCCCGAGCGGGGCCGTCTCGGTGCGCAGCACGCGGCTGAAGCCGTCGATCGCGAACTTCGCCGCCTGGTAGGAGGCGATTCCCGGACTGCCTCCCACCCGGCCGCCCATGGAGGAGATCTGGACGACCAGGCCCCCCTTCTGCTCGCGCAGGATCGGCAGGGCCGCCTTGGTGACGTTGTACACGCCCCAGAAGTTCGTCTCGAACTGGGTGCGGAAGTCGGCGTCCTCCGTGGTCTCGATGGGCGACACGTTGGCGTAGCCGGCGTTGTTGACCAGTACGTCGATGCGGCCGAAGTGCTGTATCGCCTCGCCGAGCGCCGAGCGCGCGGCCTCGGGGTCGGTCACGTCCAGTCGGATCGGCCGTACCCGGTCGCCGAACTCGGCTACGAGATCGGCGAGTTGCTCGGGATCGCGGGCGGTCGCGGCGACGAGGTCGCCCGCTTCGAGTGCCGCACGGACGAGGGCACGGCCGAGGCCGCGCGAGGAGCCGGTGATGAACCATGTCTGCTGCATGCACTTAGCAAAACACTGTTGCGCTAATAACGCAACCGCGTTCCGCTAGGATCGTGCGATGACCCCCTCGGAGTTCCAGCGCGCGCGTTCACCCGAAGCCAAGCGGCTGCGCGAGGCCGCCATCCTCGACGCGGCCCGGTCCCTCGGGGCCGAGCACGGCATCAGGCAGGTCACCCTCACGGACATCGCCGCTAGGGCCGGGATGCACAAGTCGGCGCTGCTCCGCTACTTCGAGACGCGCGAGGAGATCTTCCTGCGGCTCACCGCGGCCGGCTGGCAGGAATGGGCGCCGGCCCTGTCCGCGCGGCTCCGGGAGATCGGGGAGCCCGGTCCGGCAGCCGTGGCGCAGGCGTTCGCGGCGACGCTCGCGGAGCGCGGGATGTTCTGCGACCTGCTCGCCCAGGCACCGCTCAACCTGGAACGCAACGTCTCGGTCGACGCGGTACGCGACTTCAAGCTCGCCACACTCGCCGCGCGCGAGGACATCTTCGCCGCCCTGGACGAGCGGCTCCCCCTGCTGGACCGCGACAGCGCCCTCGACGTGATCGCCACCGCCGTCGCGCTCGCCGGCGCGTTCTGGCAGATCGCGACACCGGGCCCGGAGATCGCCGAGCTCTACCGCAGCGACCCCCGCCTCGCCCACGCCGTCCTGGAGGTCGAACCCCGCCTCGCCCGCATCCTCACCGCGACCATCGACGGCATGACGCCTGCACCCGCTGCATAGATCCGTCGGCAGGAGCACGAGCCTGCTCGACCGGCTCCTCGACCGGCCGCTCCGACTCGCCCTGCACTGCCCGGATCAACCGCCGGCGACCGGCGGGGCCCACGCCTCGTCCGCCGCCGGTGGTGACTCGGTCACCGCGATCGAGCAGCGTCCACGGGGAGCCGACCGTCCGCGGTCAGGCCGGTCAGGAGGAGGTCGACGAGGCGGTGGAGGCCGACGGTGGACCGGGTGAGACGGAAGGAGGCGATCGCCGCCAGGCAGATACGCACGTCGTCCACGCCGATGTCGTCCCGGACGACACCGGCGGCGCGGGCCCGGTCGACGAGTCGACGCAGTGCGCGTGCCTGCTCGCGGCGGTCGGCGGCGAAGGCGGCGGCCGCCGGATGGGAGCCGAACAGCGCCTCGTTCAGGCCGCGGTCCCGCAGCCGGTGCTCGGCGAAGCGGCGGACGACGCCGCTGAGCGCACGCCACGGGTCGGGGTCGTCGAGGGCGGCCCGCATGTCAGAGCGGCAGGCCGCGACGTGCTCGGTGAGCGCCGCGGTGACCAGGTCGGC is a genomic window containing:
- a CDS encoding lysophospholipid acyltransferase family protein, which codes for MFSRLAAAVVPAFGRLTTSTDVTALPVPAVLVANHTSPADPGIVLAALRSMDIEPVVLATAGLWRVPVLRYLLDRDGHVPVHRRTARAADSLDAAAAALGAGRHVLIYGEGRLPRRTDAAEAAPESFRSGPARLSLASGAPVVPIGQAGARRVASGSRAKHLAGFLTAPVRRPRLHVHVGAPLHLPAGIEAANASAHQAVVAAWRVAAGHLHEPAALTR
- a CDS encoding DUF4139 domain-containing protein — translated: MKAGATQSWDSALDSVVVYAQGALCRRLARGGVPPDGRVRITGLPRALGPGSLTARVVGASGVRVVEARVEVDSVPNDGAALHELEREVERLHEECAAARARRDRQLGLVEEVRGLRPIPPEPEHDEPPRRTPVDAWLELSEFVDARLAGLHARLDASEEALLQAEHDLTVAVDSLARASTDAPPAHVSTTVSALVTLGRTSDGQAAEQEPEVELELEYEVPGAVWIPAYRLDHRQGDGSGRLVLRASVAQRTGEDWNAVRLSLATADLHRRTELPRLRSIRIGRRQPAPAPSGWREPPSGLSDLFTGYDVGAPRTAAPRTSGPRVPSAAARKASVTPPAAGGAVPAYDTGAPLTAVPPPPPVSAPPPQEYGSAAPAAFFPAPPMPQPAYGAPPPPAPGSSGASPILPSAPGGPPAPAAPRGAMPAAPPPVGPPHPSGAELDYAALVLAGPEEQAGRRGLLFPDSSFDPVAVERRRDAESVASLPLPGHAVRPRESAGSFDHRFDAHARTDIPSDGTWHTVTITEIPVGLRTEYLCVPSVEETVYTTLVLSNATDQALLAGPVEVTVDDDFLLTAALPTLAPGGTRRVGLGPAEAIRVTRRTELRESSSGLRNTTTVLDHRVRVELVNRLARPVAVEVRERVPVTSDPDIRIEERADWTTPEEGAGPDTFAPGTRARRVELPAGGSAALDGGYEIRIPAGKALVDGNRRS
- a CDS encoding DUF4139 domain-containing protein, with the translated sequence MSTDAQPIALPVTAVTCLEDRSLVERDAVLDLGPGVQRLRLGPVSALAVDRSLHAELTTDHPATVLDARIVRTWEPRGPRPSPDHDSALRRRVHLLEEEERDLGRVRDRLLVRLDLLERLAADLLREIGRSAGSGAVDGPRWTGELDRADTGRDTYGEQLRATDSRLAAVGVELREARHALHLAEGRPTELVAHVELTVEAETAGPVGLRLSHLLPCALWRPAYRAVLDGDRLTLETDAMVWQRTGEDWSDVRLTLSTARSAQATEPPRLGQDRLTLRDRSSAERRTVDVELREEEIGDLGPAPVLGLPGVDDAGETRVFRAPAPVSVPGDGRAHRVPLSAFTTAAGTEYACSPELSPLVTQVVRFDNRSGHALLAGPVDLVRGGGFVGRATLGFAAPGAPVELAFGSSDDFRVVRHSEESRTSAGLSQRTVVTRTVRLHLSHFAAPGDDDERAVVLRERVPVSEVSGVEVRVRGDVCSPAPDILDAEGIARWNVTVPPGGRRTVTLAYEISASGKVTGI
- a CDS encoding SDR family NAD(P)-dependent oxidoreductase; translation: MQQTWFITGSSRGLGRALVRAALEAGDLVAATARDPEQLADLVAEFGDRVRPIRLDVTDPEAARSALGEAIQHFGRIDVLVNNAGYANVSPIETTEDADFRTQFETNFWGVYNVTKAALPILREQKGGLVVQISSMGGRVGGSPGIASYQAAKFAIDGFSRVLRTETAPLGVKVLVVEPSGFRTDWAGSSMAVHAIPEAYEQTVGAMNTRVRQSAEGPAGDPVRAAEILVRVAKRHDIPDHLPLGVNAAEGSIRLDRRLLEEDQKWREVSRSADFAEPYPAPFPPDLATA
- a CDS encoding TetR/AcrR family transcriptional regulator → MTPSEFQRARSPEAKRLREAAILDAARSLGAEHGIRQVTLTDIAARAGMHKSALLRYFETREEIFLRLTAAGWQEWAPALSARLREIGEPGPAAVAQAFAATLAERGMFCDLLAQAPLNLERNVSVDAVRDFKLATLAAREDIFAALDERLPLLDRDSALDVIATAVALAGAFWQIATPGPEIAELYRSDPRLAHAVLEVEPRLARILTATIDGMTPAPAA
- a CDS encoding TetR/AcrR family transcriptional regulator, with amino-acid sequence MTRKTRTDAEHNRRRILSVARAAFASEGLDLPMREIARRVGLGVATVHRHFPSRADLVTAALTEHVAACRSDMRAALDDPDPWRALSGVVRRFAEHRLRDRGLNEALFGSHPAAAAFAADRREQARALRRLVDRARAAGVVRDDIGVDDVRICLAAIASFRLTRSTVGLHRLVDLLLTGLTADGRLPVDAARSR